One window of Nicotiana tomentosiformis chromosome 11, ASM39032v3, whole genome shotgun sequence genomic DNA carries:
- the LOC104106962 gene encoding uncharacterized protein yields the protein MIEGDSESYERNGSAYAPQAELDEEVKRRFWEGLDEIVHSISPVERLFIGGDFNDHIGSTDGGYGEVHGGFSFGDRNGGGTSLLDFAKAFELVIANSSFTKKEEHLITFQSTVAKIQIDYLLLRRCDRGLCKDCKVITGKTLATQHRLLLMDVGIMIKRKKRFVPGRPRIRWGALTKDKAQELGGGYQLWELGGVVRTRALCGRR from the exons AtgatagaaggtgactctgagtcCTACGAGCGGAACGGCAG CGCTTATGCGCCGCAAGCAGAATTGGATGAGGAGgttaaaaggcgtttctgggaGGGATTGGATGAGATAGTACATAGTATTTCGCCTGTCGAGAGGCTATTTATAGGAGGGGATTTTAATGATCATATTGGGTCAACTGATGGTGGCTATGGTGAGGTGCACGGCGGATTCAGCTTTGGGGATAGAAACGGAGGAGGAACTTCGCTGTTGGATTTCGCTAAAGCATTTGAGCtagtgattgcgaactctagttTTACGAAGAAGGAGGAGCATTTGATTACGTTTCAAAGTACGGTGGCAAAGATTCAAATTGACTAcctcctcctcaggaggtgtgataGAGGGTTGTGTAAGGATTGCAAGGTTATCACGGGAAAGACCCTcgcgacgcagcataggctcttaTTGATGGACGTCGGTATCATGATAAAAAGGAAGAAGAGGTTTGTTCCAGGTCGACCGaggatcaggtggggagccttgactAAGGATAAAGCTCAGGAGTTGGGGGGAGGTTATCagctatgggagcttggaggagtaGTGAGGACACGAGCGCTATGTGGACGACGATGA